A genomic segment from Juglans regia cultivar Chandler chromosome 14, Walnut 2.0, whole genome shotgun sequence encodes:
- the LOC108989222 gene encoding beta-glucosidase 12-like, translating into MKGYILIVLLVLVGSFANTSNANAITPSYGISSLNRTSFPKGFTFGAASAAYQYEGAAFEDGKGLSMWDYYSHKYPEKIADGSNGDVADDQYHRYKEDFGILKDMNADAYRFSIAWPRLIPTGKISDGVNQKGIDHYNKVINELLAKGLTPYVTIFHWETPMALEHEYGGFLSHRIVEDFKDFAELCFKEFGDRVKHWITLNEPWTYSNGGYAQGMLAPFRCSSWQNLNCTGGDSGTEPYTVAHNLLLAHAAAVDVYKTKYQAKQKGVIGITLVCHWMVPHNPKSEKDRAAALRAVDFMFGWFMDPLTKGRYPLSMRTHVRGNRLPMFTPKQSKLVKGSYDFIGLNYYTANYASDAPEYKSLNKSYLTDALVSQTTSRNGVLIGPEAASSWLHVYPKGIYDLLVYTKTKYGDPEIYITENGIDEFNNASLPLKEALVDTQRIDYYYRHLAHVHKAIGAGVKVKAYFAWSFLDNYEWMSGYTVRFGIYFIDYDNGLKRYPKLSAHWF; encoded by the exons ATGAAGGGGTACATACTCATAGTCCTTCTTGTTCTCGTAGGCTCTTTCGCCAACACCAGTAATGCTAATGCTATCACTCCCAGCTATGGCATTTCTTCACTCAACAGGACCAGCTTTCCCAAAGGTTTCACTTTTGGTGCAGCATCAGCTGCCTATCAG TATGAAGGTGCAGCGTTTGAAGATGGAAAAGGGCTAAGTATGTGGGATTATTACAGCCACAAATACCCag AAAAGATAGCAGATGGCAGTAATGGAGATGTAGCTGATGATCAATATCATCGCTACAAG gaGGACTTTGGGATTCTGAAGGATATGAATGCAGATGCATACCGATTCTCGATCGCATGGCCCAGACTGATACCAa CCGGAAAGATTAGTGATGGTGTAAACCAGAAAGGAATCGACCACTACAACAAGGTCATCAATGAACTCCTAGCCAAAG GTCTTACGCCCTATGTGACAATTTTCCACTGGGAAACTCCCATGGCCTTAGAACATGAGTATGGCGGTTTCTTAAGTCATCGCATTGT GGAAGACTTCAAGGACTTCGCAGAGCTTTGCTTCAAGGAATTTGGTGACAGGGTAAAGCATTGGATCACCTTAAACGAGCCTTGGACCTACAGCAATGGTGGATATGCACAAGGGATGTTAGCACCTTTTAGATGTTCGAGCTGGCAAAATCTGAATTGCACCGGTGGGGATTCAGGGACGGAGCCATATACCGTCGCCCACAATCTGCTTCTTGCTCATGCAGCTGCCGTTGACGTGTACAAGACAAAATATCAG GCAAAGCAAAAAGGTGTGATAGGGATAACACTTGTGTGCCATTGGATGGTGCCACATAATCCTAAATCGGAGAAAGACCGTGCTGCCGCGTTACGCGCCGTTGATTTCATGTTCGGATG GTTCATGGACCCCTTGACAAAGGGTCGCTATCCCCTCAGCATGCGCACTCACGTACGTGGAAACCGATTACCCATGTTCACCCCAAAGCAATCGAAGCTGGTGAAGGGATCATACGACTTTATCGGATTAAACTACTATACTGCCAATTATGCTTCTGATGCACCTGAATATAAGTCCCTGAACAAAAGCTACTTGACAGATGCTCTTGTTAGTCAAACAA CTTCTCGCAACGGGGTCCTCATTGGTCCAGAG gCTGCTTCAAGTTGGCTCCATGTCTATCCTAAAGGAATTTACGATCTTCTTGTCTACACAAAAACCAAGTACGGTGATCCAGAGATTTACATCACCGAGAACG GAATCGATGAGTTCAATAATGCCTCATTACCGCTCAAGGAAGCTCTTGTGGACACCCAAAGAATTGACTACTATTACAGGCATCTTGCACATGTTCATAAGGCTATCGG GGCGGGCGTGAAAGTTAAGGCATACTTTGCTTGGTCATTCTTGGACAACTATGAATGGATGTCTGGTTATACGGTTCGCTTTGGTATCTACTTTATCGACTATGACAACGGATTGAAAAGATATCCCAAACTTTCAGCACATTGGTTCTAG
- the LOC109016385 gene encoding beta-glucosidase 24-like, giving the protein MASKGHIFLGLLVLLGSFISYSNAASAALSPSYKISSFNRSSFPSDFYFGAASASYQYEGAVKEGDRKPSMWDYYSHKYPEKITDGSNGDVAIDQYHRYKEDVAILKDMGGDSYRFSIAWVRILPTGKLKDGVNAEGVAYYNRLIDELIAQGLTPFATIFHWDIPQTLEEEYGGFLSEKVVPDFQDFAEVCYKEFGDRVKHWITLNEPWTYSNGGYAQGILAPFRCSSFYNPNCTGGDSGVEPYVVSHNLLLAHAHAVEVYKTKYQASQKGVIGITHVCYWMEPYSNSAEDHNASLRALDFMCGWFMDPMTTGDYPASMRSLVGSRLPTFTANQSAMIKGAYDFVGLNYYTANYAAYAPSYQHVNKSYMTDGLVNQTTSRNGVLIGPATGSPWLKIYPKGLRDLLNYFKYKYNDPEIYITENGVSEVNNETLSLEESLVDSQRVEYYYGHLSYLNKSIGDGVKVKGYFAWSLMDNYEWSSGYTVRFGLYYIDYNHNLTRHAKVSANWFKNFLLAS; this is encoded by the exons ATGGCATCGAAAGGCCACATATTCCTAGGCCTCCTTGTTCTTCTTGGCTCATTCATCAGTTACAGCAATGCTGCTTCTGCTGCTTTGTCCCCTTCCTACAAAATCTCTTCTTTCAACCGAAGCAGTTTCCCCTCAGATTTCTATTTCGGGGCTGCATCAGCTTCTTACCAG TATGAAGGTGCAGTAAAGGAAGGTGATAGAAAACCAAGTATGTGGGATTATTACTCCCACAAATATCCAG AGAAGATAACAGATGGTAGTAATGGAGATGTAGCCATCGATCAGTATCATCGCTACAAG GAAGACGTTGCGATTCTAAAGGACATGGGTGGAGATTCATACAGGTTCTCAATCGCATGGGTCCGAATCTTACCAA CTGGAAAGCTTAAGGATGGCGTGAACGCGGAAGGAGTCGCATACTACAACAGACTCATCGATGAGCTCATAGCCCAAG GTCTTACACCCTTTGCGACAATCTTTCACTGGGATATTCCCCAAACTTTAGAAGAAGAGTATGGTGGTTTCCTAAGTGAAAAAGTTGT GCCTGATTTCCAGGACTTCGCGGAAGTTTGTTACAAGGAGTTTGGCGATAGGGTAAAGCATTGGATCACACTAAATGAGCCATGGACGTACAGCAATGGTGGATACGCACAAGGGATATTAGCACCTTTCCGATGTTCCTCCTTTTATAATCCGAATTGCACCGGTGGGGATTCCGGCGTCGAGCCTTATGTGGTTTCCCATAACCTTCTTCTTGCTCATGCTCATGCTGTTGAAGTGTACAAGACCAAATATCAG gCATCTCAAAAAGGGGTTATCGGGATAACCCACGTGTGCTACTGGATGGAGCCATACTCTAACTCAGCCGAAGACCATAACGCCTCGTTACGTGCCCTTGATTTTATGTGCGGATG GTTCATGGACCCTATGACAACTGGTGACTATCCAGCAAGCATGAGATCTCTGGTTGGATCGCGTTTACCCACTTTCACTGCAAATCAATCGGCGATGATTAAAGGCGCATATGATTTTGTCGGATTGAATTACTATACAGCTAATTATGCTGCCTACGCACCTTCATATCAACATGTCAACAAATCCTACATGACAGATGGTCTTGTTAATCAAACAA CTTCTCGCAATGGAGTCCTCATTGGTCCAGcg ACTGGTTCCCCTTGGCTCAAAATTTATCCTAAAGGACTTCGTGATCTTTTGAACTACTTCAAGTATAAGTACAATGATCCGGAGATTTATATCACTGAGAATG GAGTTTCTGAGGTCAATAACGAAACCTTATCGCTTGAAGAATCTCTTGTGGACAGCCAAAGAGTCGAATATTATTATGGCCATCTTTCCTATCTTAACAAGTCAATTGG GGACGGTGTGAAGGTGAAGGGATACTTCGCTTGGTCTCTCATGGACAACTATGAATGGAGCTCGGGTTATACAGTTCGTTTTGGCCTCTATTATATAGATTATAACCATAACCTGACAAGGCACGCTAAAGTATCGGCCAATTGGTTCAAGAACTtcctactagctagctag